The DNA window CACGCCAACCAACGCGGTGCCTTGACCGGGGAAGTCGTGGAGGTCGAGTAGCTGGAAACCGCCGAAGCCGGGCGTGCGGAGCGCCGCTTCGATGTCGTGCTTGTAGGCGCCGGCCTGCCACTTTCCGGATGCCATGAGGAAGTCGCGGGCCTGATCGATCAGGCCGTTCCTTTCGGCCGTTTCGCGGAAAATCTCGAGGTTCCCGGCACGGAAGAATCCGTCGTACTTGGCAATCTCTTCGAAGTTTGGATAGGCGCACCACTGGCCGATCTCGTGGGCGATGATGGGGGCGTCGCGATGCTTGTCCGCATATTGGCGCCAGTCGAAGGTGGTCGAAGGAGGTGTCGAGTTGATGATCGAGCCGAGCCCCTGACCCCAGCCCTGGATGCGGGGGTTGATCGGGATGTGGAAGTCGCTTCCCTTCATTACCGGCCAGCCGGCGGCGGTGGTGTAGAGCCGGCGCGGATCCTTCGAGCGCTGCCGATCCACCCAGTCCGCCAGCCACTCCTTGTGCTTCGGTCCGCCCGGCTCGTTGCCGTAGGCCATGAAGACGAAACTCGGATGGTTACCGTAGGTGCTGAGGATCCTCTTGGTCTCTGCGTTGATCCACCGGTCGACGGGACGCCCGGACCCGACTTCCGCGGACCCCTTGGCCCAGGCTGAGGCTTCCGGCTGGAGGTAGAACCCGAGTCGGTCGGCCGCGACAAACGCGGCTCTCGGCGGGCACCACGAGTGGAAGCGCATGTGGTTGAGCCCGTGATCCTTGCAGATGCGGATGATGCGCTCCCACGAGGCGAGGTCGGTTGGCGGGTGACCCGTTTTTGGAAAGATCGCGCATTCGAGCGTGCCGCGCATGAAGGCACGGCGGCCATTGAGATGCAGGATTCCGTTACGGTTTTCGACCTCCCGGAAGCCGAAGGTGGTGTCGACTTCATCGACCGCCATATCGTCGCCGGTGAACAACTGGACCTGGGCGGAGTAGAGCTGCGGATCGAACTCGTCCCACAGCTGCGGAGCCGACTCGAGCTTCGCATTGAGCTCAATCCGGTAGGTGCCGTCCTTTTCCCGGGCGAAGGCGACGGCTTTGGCGAAGGCCGAGTTTGAGGCGTCAGGAGAACGGATTTCGGCCAGAAGCGACGCTTCGTGAAGCTTGGGGTCGGTTTGGCCGCTGACGATCAGCCGGACGCTACCGTCGTTGCTCGGAAAAACGCCAACGTGCTCGATGCGGTTGTTCCCGGGGGCATCCAGGGTCATCGAGCCGACGATCCCGTTCCAGTTGCCTTGGGTGTGGTCGCTCACCGAGTGGGCGTTCGGGCCCGGGTTGACCTCGTCCAGGCGATTGTCGATCCGCAGCGTCATGGTGTGTGCTCCGGTATCGAGCGGCCCGAATTCGAAAACGTGCGGAGTCCCAAGCGCGTCCTGTCGGCCGATGCGTTGCCCATTGATCCACAGCGTGCTGTCCCAGTGTACGCGCTCGAACTCAACCCTCAGTGTCCGGTCGCTCCACTCTGCCGGGACGGTGAACTCGCGTTGATACCATGCCGGGCCGACATAGTGGCGTGGTGGCGTCAGGAAATAGGGCGACTTGAAATTGTCGGTGTCGAGCCACTCGCGGAACAGGTCGGGCTGGGGCCAGCTTGCGATGGTCCAGTCGGATTCCATTGAAGGTGACTCGCCGAATCCTTGTGCGGTGAGCATTCCGGGCAGTCGGATGGTATCCGGAAACCGCCAGTTGTCCGGTTGATCCCGGAGGCCGGAGTCCGACGGGTCCAGTGCGAAGCGCCAGTCGCCCGAGAGGTCGACCGGTTCGGTCGCCATCAGGGAACTGGCAAGTGCGACTGGAAGCAGGAGTCGGATCATGGGGAGTCTTCAGTGGCGCTGACGAAGCTCTGGAGAATCGCGTCGGCGGCGACCCGGTGACCGGCGGCATTGGGATGGTTGGCGGTCGAGTGAAGGTCGGCTTGTGGCGTGCCGGACTGCAACTCGGCGACCCATGCGGCCGACACATCGGCGAGCAAGACGTCTTCCTCGCTGGCGAGACGGCGGATCATGTCGGCGAGGACCCGGAGCCGGTTGGCGGGATCGGAGAGATCTTCGCGAGTGTCGCCCGTCGGAGTGCACAGGACGACAGGGACACCGGCGGTCTTCGCGGCGGTGATCATCGATCTCCACGCGGTCTCAACGGCAGCCGCATCCTGGCTGCGGTCGTTGAGAGCGTAGTCGATGAAGATCAGATCGGGCTTGTGTTTGAGCACATCTGCTTGGAAGCGGGCGGCTCCCGGGATGCTGTTCTCTCCGCCGATGCTGGTCGTGATCACGTTGACCACCGCGTTCGGGTAGCGCTGTTTGAGATCGCGGTGGAAGAAATGGGGGTAGGATTCGAACGGTCGGACATCGGGCGCGACGAAATATCCCGAAGGAACGCTGTGGCCATGAAACACGATGTTGACCGTCCGGTTGTTCGGCCACGTTTTCTTCAGCTCGGTGTCGAGATCGGTAAGCGGCGCGGCGGACGCCAGAGTGGCGGTGGCCAGAAGAAGAGTCAGCGTTTTCATGGGACGGAGGTCTGCGTGAGAGTGGTCTTGAGTGCGGCGGCGCCCGGCTCTGCCGCGTCGAATGCGAGCACCTTTTCGACGGCGGACTCCGCTTCGTCAAATGCGCGGAGGCCGTGGCTGGCGAGAGCGATCAGGAGCCAGGCGTCGGCGTCGCGGCGGGACCGGAGATCCTCATCGAAAACCAGCAGATTCGGCAGGCTGGTGGCGAAGTAGTCGATCTTGGCCGGCTCCGACAACATGGTCCGCGCGAATTGCCGCATGTCTTCGAACAGTCCGACCGCTTCGTTCTCGCGGCCGAGTTCGATCAGCGAGAGGCCGCGGTAGTAGGAGAGGGGCGAGTGCTCGGCGACCGCCATCTCCGTAAAGTCTCCGCGCTCGGACGCCGACGCCTCGAAAGCTGCGGTTGCTTCATCCTGGCGGCCCAGCATCGTGAGGCTGCGTCCCAGCCAGTAGTTGACGTCCGCCTTCGCCTGGAGCGGGTGATAGGCTTCGCCCAAGCTTTCGGGGGTCTCCATGGCGAGGCCGAACTCCCGGTGGGCGGCCTCGGCGTCTCCTTTGTCCAATGCGGCCTGACCGAGCTTGAGCCGTGCCGTGGTGTATTGCCTGACGACGGAGCCTTCGCCGCCTTCCCATGGGTGGAACCGGCGTGACAACAGAAGCTGGAGAGCTTTCGCGGGTTGATCCGAAAGATTGAGAAGGGCCGCCAGTTCGACGGTTGCGTCGTCGCGTCTGAGGACGAGTTCCGAGTGGGCTTCCAAAAAGCGCAGGCGTTCTTCCGGCGGACGGTTCCGCTTGCGGGCCAGTTGGTCGGACTCGCTGACAAGCCGCGGGTCATCGGGAGCGAGTTCGCGCGCGGTCTTGTAATGAGCGGCAGCCTTCTCGCCGTCGCCTTGGTGGTTCCATATCGCGATTCCGAGATTGCGATGGACTTGAGGGTTGCGGCTACCGGCATCGGCCGCGGAGCTCCATGCGCGGATGGCGTCGGCGTGACGACGTTTGTCGTAGAGCAGATTCCCCAGACCGTAAGCCGCAACCGGATCCGGCCCGGGTCGCGAGATTGCCCATTCCAGCACCTTCATCTCTTCGATGCGTGAAGGGAACAGGTGGTCCGGGGAAGACTCGCGGGCTGCCGTGAGCGTGGCATCGGCATCCGTCGAGGTGGTGCGGTGCTTGAACCACGCGAGCACGTAGGCGGTCATCGTCGTCCGCTCGAGCGGATTGGGGACGGCGACGGGGGTGGTCTCGGCGGCATGGTGTGCCTCGATCAGCTCGATGGCTTCCGCAAAGAATCCTGCTTCCTCGAAATCAAACGCGAGGTCGAGAACCGTCTGGGCATCATTGCGGCAAGCGTCTGGAATCCGGATGCCCTTTCCTTCGACGAGTCCTCGCACGACGCGAGCCCAATGGTCGAGGGGATCGGAGGCGAGCAGGGGTTCGAGGGTGCGCGTTGCCTCTTCCGATCGTTCCAGCCGGTGCAGGACCAGAGACATGAGAACCTTGGCCTTGTTGTGATCCCGATTGGTGGCGAGGGAGGCGTCGAGTTGTTCCAGCGCGGAGTTCCAACAGTGGCGGGAGCATTCGATCGTGGCGATCTGGTAGTGTGCACTACTGCGCCACTCGTAGTTCCACGCCGCCTTGTGGAGGCAGCGCAACGCGGCCTCGGAGTCGCCAAGGTAGCGCCAAGCGAGTCCGAGATGGTAGTGGGCTTCTCCAGTGACGGGGTTCGGGTGGCGGGATGTCAGGCGGCCGACGGCCTCGGTGAGGTGCGCGCGGGCGTTCTCGAACTCGCCGCGAAGCAATGCCCGGCGTCCGAGTGCGGTCCGGGCTCGGCAATCACCCGGATCCCTCTCGATGGCCTCCAGCCAGTAGGGTTCGGGCTCCCGGGTCGGATGACGGTACTGCTCGAGGTGTTCGCCGATCAGGTAAAGTTCCTCATTCGTCTTCGCATCGTCCGGAAGGGGCGGCTCGGTCGCCACATCCCTTTCCCGGGACAGCTCCGAAGTGTCGACAGGCCGATAAGCGAGCGCCACACGTCCTTCGCTGTCGAGCAGTTCGACCAGAAGCTCCGCCGGATTTTCGCCGGGGAAGCTTAGACCGGAATCCGCTAGCGATTCGCCGGGGACCAGCTTCACGGGCAGTGTGCCGATCAAGCCGGATGGGGTGGAGAGGCGAAGCTGGCCGTCGAAGGGCTCCGACACGCAGAGGCCAATGGCGATGGAGCGGTCTTCCCTGATGTCGAGAGCGAGTGCGGCTTCGTTGTTTGCCTGCTGCACCGGGCCGATGTTCTGGATCGGCCACCACGACTGGGTGAAGGTCTTGGTTTCGTAAGGTAGAAGATAGGTGAAGTCCGGCTGGTTGTCGGTGTAGATGCCGGCCATCAGCTCAACGTAAGGCCCGCCTTCATCGGTCAGTTCGCGGTCCCATGCCCAACCGAAGCGGTCGTTGCCCCAGGTCCACTGCTTTTTGCCGGGTGCGATGTGGCGGTCCGCGACGTGGACGAAGCCGCCATTCCTGGCGAAGTCATAGCCACCGAAGAAATCGAACCGGGTCTGGCAGACCATGTAAGAGGTCGGAACCGGAATGTTGGCATACCACGAGAGATCGTCTGCTCCGGGGCGCTCGCGATAGTCGATGCCGTAGTAGGGATTTCTGGCGATCGGGAAACTGGACATCGCGCGGACGGCATGGTCCGCGACGTAATGGACGTCCGGGGGGAAGAAGGACTGGTAGCGGTCGTGAACCTCGGCGGCGACATTGGCCCACCAGAGGAAGGTGTGGGTGTGGGGGGTGCGGTTGTAGAGACGTCCGCGGAGCTCCACCCGCGAGGAGCCGGGACGCAGGCGGATCCCGTGCATGCCCTTCAGCCGGTTCAGCGGGTCGTGCTCGGACATCCAGATCGTGAACACTCCGTCGCCTTCGTCCTCGATGTGGACGTCGGTCGGCATGAACGTGCCGGGCCGGTGGTGCTGCGGCCAGTTGAACTCGACTCCGCCGGAGACCCACGGGCCCGCGAGCCCGACGAGGGCCGGCTTGATCACGTCCTGACGGTAGAAGAAGTCGTAGTCGTTGTTGGTCTTGTCCTGACCGATCAGAATTCTTCCCCCGATCTCGGGAAGCATTACGAGACGGACGAAGTCGTTCTCAAGGGTCGCGGCCTGATAAGAGACCGGCACGGATTCGTCGTGCACCTTGTCGATGAAGGGAACCGGATAGACCTTTCCGGAGCTTCCCTGATAGACGCGGCGCTCGAAGAACATCGGGTTCTTCTCGGGCTCGCCGACCGGATACGTCGGGATGATGCGCGGTTCGATGCGGGCAATGACGGACATGACGGGTCAGCGGAAGATGAGGAACAGGGCCGCAACGGCGGCGATGACCGCGAAGGCGGCGACCTTCACGACCGGTTCGGTGGTCAGCGCGACGTCCTCGCGTTCGGGCAGGACGCGGGGTTCGTGCAGTGGACGGGCGAGCGTGATCCCGATCATCACCGCGAACACGACCCCGAAGGCGCAGAGGACCTGGGTGAGGAAATGCATTTCGAACCACGGTTCGCCGAGGATGCCTGCGAACAGTCCCTGTTTGGTGGCGATCTGGAAGAAGGAGTAGGCGAAGGGGCCGAGGACGAGTGCGACAAAGCCGGCTTGCGACGGAGCTCGCGGGAGTAGGAAGGCTCCGAGGAACGCGGCAACCACACCGGGCCAGATGAAGCCTTGGAATTGCTGGATGAATCCGAAGACGCCGTCGGTGAGCAGCGGAGCTGAGATGCAGCCGATGATGACGAAAACGACCGTCAGAATCCGTCCGAGCATGACGATCCGGGACTGGCTGGCCTTCGGGTTGATCAGGCGCTGGTAGAGGTCGATGGAGGCAATCGTCGATGAAGAGTTCAGCAACGACGCGAGGGTCGAAACGATCGCTCCCGCGATCGCGGCGAAGATGAAACCGCGGAGTCCCGGGCCGACGAGTTGCTTGATCAGGGTTGGGTAGGCGCCGTCCGCCTTGTCGGCGATTTCCTCGGGGAAGAGGTTCGCTGCCATGATCCCGGGCATCACGATTGCGAACGGAACCAGCAGCCACAGCGCGCCGGCGAAGATCATTCCGAGTTGCCCGTCGCGGAGTGTCTTTGCCGCGAGATTCCGCTGAACGATGAACTGGTTCAGTCCGCAGTAGTAGACCATCACGATCCACATGCTGCTGAAGACCGTGTGCCATGGCAGGTCCTTGTAGCCGGGATGACCTTCGAAGAGCAGGAGTTTGAGTTTGTCGGCATTCGCGGTCGAAAAGTCGGCCCAGCCGCCCGAGGCATTGAGACCGAGGAAGAAGACGATCATGCCTCCCGCAAGCAGCGCGATGCCTTGGATCAGGTCGGCGTATGCGATCGCCTTCAGCCCGCCGGTTGCGGCGTAGAGGGTGCCGATCGCCCCGATGATCCAGACGCCGCTGCCCATCGGGATTCCGACGAGGATCTTGAGGGCGGTGGCGCCGGTGTACAACACCGCGGTGAGGAGGACTCCGACGTAGATCACGACGGTGATCAGGGCCATCACGCTGCGCGTTGCCTTGTCGTAGCGATACTCGAGGAACTCCGGCATCGTGTAGATGCCCGCGCGCAGGAACTTCGGAAGCAGGGTGATCGCGACGAGCGCGATGAAAACCGAGCCCATCAGCTGCCAAGCCGCTACGGCCAGTCCCTGGCTGGCGGCACCGGCGCCGGCCATGCCGACCATCTGCTCGGACGAGATATTCGCGGCGACGATGGAAATCCCAATCACCGGCCAGCTCAGCGAGCGGCCTCCGAGGAAGTAGGAGGATTCGTCCTCGGTCGTGCCTTGGGTCCTTCGGCTTTTCCACAGGGAAAAGCCGATGACGATCAGGAAGAAGAGAACGAAGGTTGAAATGGTCAGGGTTTCCACGGCGGTGATGGGGGGATGATGCTGGGCTTCTCTGAGAAAACGGGCGATTGTCTGTTCTGGTTGTGATGTAGTCTATTTTATTCAGTGTCCGTCAAGATGCTCGGAACTCCCTAAGCCGTGGAATGGGCGGGGTGGTTTCATGCTTGGTCGGTCTCTTGGATGGTGCGATCCCGATCCTGTTGTGACTGAGGAACAAGCTGAGGATTTCGTGGCTCTGGCGTTGGCCGGGATCGACCGGGAGTATCCGAACAAGCCCGGAGCGGTGCTGACGGGTGCGGGTGAATTGAAGACGCCCAGGCAAATGCATCCGGTCTTCTTCGGGCACTTCGACTGGCACTCGTCGGTCCACGGGCACTGGATGCTGGTGCGGCTGGTCCGTCTGTTCCCTGAGGCCGGTTTTTCGGACCGGGTGAGAGAGATGCTCGATTCGCGGCTGTCCGCGGGCGGTCTGCGGGCCGAGGCGGATTACTTCCTTGAGCCGGAAAACCGTTCGTTTGAACGGATGTATGGATGGGCATGGGCGCTTCGGCTGGCTCTTGAGCTGGCGAATTGGAATGATGTTCAGGCGCAGGACTGGTCGCAGCGATTCAAGCCACTGGAGGAAACGTTGGTGCGGCTCGCAACGGACTATCTGCCGAAGATGGATTGGCCGGTGCGCTGCGGCTTCCACCCCGAGTCGGCGTTTCCTCTGGCGCAGATGCTCGACTACGCGCGCGGGGTGGGAGATCGCGAGCTTGATGAGTTGCTGATCGAGCGGTCGCTCCGGTTCTACGGCGAGGATCGTAATTACCCCACCCGCTACGAGCCGTCCGGCAACGACTTCTTTTCACCCGGGCTCAACGAGGCGGACCTGATGCGGAGGGTGCTCGATCGTGACCGGTTTGAGCGATGGCTCGAAGGTTTCCTCCCCCGATTGGGGGAGGAAGAGGCAGGCAACCTCCTGAATCCGGTGAAGATCAGTGATCCCTCGGACGGTCATCTGATCCATTTGGCCGGGCTGAATCTCAGCCGCTCATGGGCGATGAAGGGAATCGCATCCGCTTTGTCGTGCGACGATCCGCGGGTGTCCGTGCTCGAAAGGTCAGCGGCCGCACACGAAGCTGCCGGCTTGGCATTCGTACGTACGGGACATTACGAAGGAGAGCACTGGTTGGCTTCGTTCGCGGTGTATTTGTTGGGGAAAAGCGGACGATAACGTGTTCTCGTGACTTGGCATTGGCCGGGGATCACCACAGTTTCTTCGCGTGTCGCGTGTGACGAACATCTCCGCCTACCATTTTACGCCGATGGCGGATCTCAAGGGGCTGCGGACCCGCCTGCTGGATTTCTGTAAGAACCACGGACTGAAAGGCACCATCCTGCTCGCACCCGAGGGCATCAACCTGTTCGTCGCAGGTGAGCACCTGGCCATCGAGGAATTGGTGTTCGAACTCCGCAAGATGCCGGGGATGGGTGACTTGCAGCCCAAATACAGCGAAAGCGACGAGCAGCCGTTCTCACGAATGCTGGTTCGCCTCAAGAAGGAGATCATCGCCTTCGGCGTCGAGGGGATCGACCCTGCCGCCCACACTTCGCCGCGAATCGCGCCCAAGGAGTTGAAGCAGTGGCTCGATGAGGGGCGTCCGGTCGTGCTCTACGACACGCGCAACGACTACGAGATCAAGCTCGGCACATTCAAAGGCGCGCTGCCGGCCGGTATCCGCCACTTCCGCGACTTTCCCGAGGCGGTCAGCCGCTTGCCGGACAAACTCAAGGACACGCCGGTCGTGACTTTCTGTACTGGCGGGATCCGCTGCGAGAAGGCGGCTCCGTTCATGGAGCGGATGGGTTTCAAGCAGGTTTACCAACTCGACGGCGGCATCCTGAAGTACTTCGAAGAGGTCGGTGGCGACCACTACGACGGTGAATGCTTTGTCTTCGACCACCGGGTCGGGCTCGACCCGGGGCTGCGCGAATCGGGTTCGGTGGTCTGCTTCGCCTGCCAGACGCCTCTGACCGAAGAGGAAGCCGAGGACCCCCGTTACGTGGCGGGCGAGTCGTGCCCTTACTGCTACCGGAGCGACGAAGCCCGCAGCTTGGCGGCGATTGGCGGCAGGCAGGTGGTGCTCGACGAGCTGGCGCGAAGCCTTCCCGGCAGCACTCCATACGACAACCGGAAGCCGATCCGGATTCCCGGGTCACGCGACGGGCTTACGCTGCTCGACGCCCTTGACGCGATGTTTCCTTACTTCGGACGGGACGCTTGGAAAGAGCGGATCGATTCCGGAATGATTCTCGGTCCGGACGATGAGGTCGCGTCGGAGGGCGATCGCGTGCGTGCGGGTGAGGAATACGTCCGGGTGCTGCCGCAAATGGTCGAACCGGACGTCAATGGCGAGGTCCGGATTCTCGCCCAGGACGAGGCGCTTGTGGTGATCGACAAGCCGGCTCCTCTACCGGTGCATCCCTGCGGCAGGTTCAATAGAAACACCCTGGAGTATTTCCTGCGCCACGCGTGGGCGCCGGAGATTCCGCGTCCGGCGCATCGGCTCGATGCCAACACCACCGGAGTTGTGGTTTGCACCCGGACCCGGCACTTCGCTCGGATCGTCCAGCCACAGTTCGCGCGGGGTGAGGTCGGGAAGTCGTATTTGGCGAAGGTGCATGGACACCCGCTTGAGGATGAATTCGAGATCGACGCTCCGATTGGCGATGCTCCGGCCAAGCTTGGCGCGCGGGAAATCGATGAGGAGGAAGGCGTCGAGGCACTCACCCGTGTGGCGGTCGTCGACCGGTGCGAGGACGGCACCAGCCTGCTCAAGATCACTCCGCTGACGGGCCGCACCAACCAGATCCGCATCCATCTGTGGCAGACTGGCCACCCGATCGTCGGTGATCCGGTGTATTTGCGCGACATGCTGCGCGGCGACCGGCAGACGCTTTCCACCGAAGATCCGCCGATGTGCCTGCACGCTTGGAGGATTTCGCTGAGCCACCCGATCTCAGGAAAGCGGATGACCTACGAGGCTCCGGTGCCCGAGTGGTTCGATGAGCGCGTGCTGCAGTCCGCCGGTGCGGATTGACTTGCGGGCCGGTCTTTGACGGCATGGCGGCATGCAAAGAATCATTCTGAGTGCCTTGGTGGTCCTCTGGCCGTTGTCGGTCGCCCATGGGCGCGAGTTCACCGGCAAGAACGGCAAGAAGATCGAAGCCGAAATCATTTCGAAGACACCCGACACCGTGGAGCTCAAACTCGATACCGGCAAGACGGTCACGGTTCCACTAACGTCGCTGTCGGAGGCGGATCAGCTCTACATCCGTGTTTGGGAATCACCCGAGGACAAGGCAGCGAGGTTGAAGGCCGTCGAACTGGCCGAGGTGCTCAAGGCCAAGGGGTTCATCGACTGCCCGATTGAGAAGGTCGAGCAAGGCACCGTGGTGACGCTGGATGTCGACGGCAAGACGATCAAGATGCTGATCGATCATCGCAACGAGCAACCCCTGATCCAGAAGGCGGCGATCGAGCGCCTCGGGCTCAAGATGGAGAAAGTCGAAGGGGGTGGGAACGTTCTTGGCACCTTCACGCCAGCGAAGTTGGGCAATGGCTCGTCGAGCCGTCCGGGGATGGAGTTCTATGTGGTGAACATCGACAGCCTGCCCGAAGGGATCGACGGAATGATTGGCGGGCAGGTGTTCGTCGACACCGAAGTGTGGGTAGATTTCGCGAGGAAAGTCCTCTGGATGAAGGGCGGTTCCTGATGGATGAATCCTGAAAGACCGATGACAGAGCGTATGATGAAAGCCGTTGCCTACCGGACCCCCGGAGCGATCGACCGGGATGACGCCTTGCAGGATGTCGAATTGGAAGTGCCGGTACCCGGCGAACGCGACCTGTTGGTCAGGGTGCGTGCGGTTTCGGTGAATCCGGTGGATACCAAGCAGCGCAAGGGCGTCGAACCTCCGGATGGAGATTGGCGGGTGCTCGGATTCGATGCCTGTGGCGTGGTGGAAAAGATCGGAGCAGGGGTTGAGGGCTTCCGTGTCGGTGACGAGGTCTACTACGCCGGGTGTATCGACCGCCCAGGGTCCAACAGCGAGTTCCAGTGTGTCGACGAGAGAATTGTCGGCCGCAAGCCGTCGAGCCTCAGCGATGCCGAGGCCGCAGCGTTGCCGCTCACATCCATCACTGCTTGGGAAATGCTGTTCGACCGTTTGGAAGTCCGGCGACCGACCCCGCAGGGCGGAAGACTGATTCTGATCATCGGCGGAGCGGGGGGTGTCGGTTCGATCACGATCCAGCTATTGCGTGCATTGACCGACCTTACCGTCATCGCCACGGCGTCGCGTCCGGAGACCCGCGAATGGGTGCTTGAGTGCGGAGCGCACCACGTGATCGATCACAGCAAGCCCCTCGCTCCGCAGGTGGCGGAGCTGGGACTCGGGGCCCCGGGTTTCGTTTTCTCCACCACCCAGACCGATCGCCACATGGCCGATGTCATCGAGTTGATCGCGCCTCAGGGACGATTCGGGCTCATCGATGATCCGCCCGAGCTGAATGTGATGCCGCTCAAGCGGAAGTCGGTTTCGCTCCGCTGGGAGTTGATGTTCACCCGCCCTCTTTTCGGAACTCCGGACGTCGGGGAGCAGGGGGGCTTGCTCAACGAGGTCGCCGGGCTTGTCGAGGCGGGGAGGGTGAA is part of the Haloferula helveola genome and encodes:
- a CDS encoding DUF5107 domain-containing protein, with the translated sequence MSVIARIEPRIIPTYPVGEPEKNPMFFERRVYQGSSGKVYPVPFIDKVHDESVPVSYQAATLENDFVRLVMLPEIGGRILIGQDKTNNDYDFFYRQDVIKPALVGLAGPWVSGGVEFNWPQHHRPGTFMPTDVHIEDEGDGVFTIWMSEHDPLNRLKGMHGIRLRPGSSRVELRGRLYNRTPHTHTFLWWANVAAEVHDRYQSFFPPDVHYVADHAVRAMSSFPIARNPYYGIDYRERPGADDLSWYANIPVPTSYMVCQTRFDFFGGYDFARNGGFVHVADRHIAPGKKQWTWGNDRFGWAWDRELTDEGGPYVELMAGIYTDNQPDFTYLLPYETKTFTQSWWPIQNIGPVQQANNEAALALDIREDRSIAIGLCVSEPFDGQLRLSTPSGLIGTLPVKLVPGESLADSGLSFPGENPAELLVELLDSEGRVALAYRPVDTSELSRERDVATEPPLPDDAKTNEELYLIGEHLEQYRHPTREPEPYWLEAIERDPGDCRARTALGRRALLRGEFENARAHLTEAVGRLTSRHPNPVTGEAHYHLGLAWRYLGDSEAALRCLHKAAWNYEWRSSAHYQIATIECSRHCWNSALEQLDASLATNRDHNKAKVLMSLVLHRLERSEEATRTLEPLLASDPLDHWARVVRGLVEGKGIRIPDACRNDAQTVLDLAFDFEEAGFFAEAIELIEAHHAAETTPVAVPNPLERTTMTAYVLAWFKHRTTSTDADATLTAARESSPDHLFPSRIEEMKVLEWAISRPGPDPVAAYGLGNLLYDKRRHADAIRAWSSAADAGSRNPQVHRNLGIAIWNHQGDGEKAAAHYKTARELAPDDPRLVSESDQLARKRNRPPEERLRFLEAHSELVLRRDDATVELAALLNLSDQPAKALQLLLSRRFHPWEGGEGSVVRQYTTARLKLGQAALDKGDAEAAHREFGLAMETPESLGEAYHPLQAKADVNYWLGRSLTMLGRQDEATAAFEASASERGDFTEMAVAEHSPLSYYRGLSLIELGRENEAVGLFEDMRQFARTMLSEPAKIDYFATSLPNLLVFDEDLRSRRDADAWLLIALASHGLRAFDEAESAVEKVLAFDAAEPGAAALKTTLTQTSVP
- a CDS encoding SGNH/GDSL hydrolase family protein — its product is MKTLTLLLATATLASAAPLTDLDTELKKTWPNNRTVNIVFHGHSVPSGYFVAPDVRPFESYPHFFHRDLKQRYPNAVVNVITTSIGGENSIPGAARFQADVLKHKPDLIFIDYALNDRSQDAAAVETAWRSMITAAKTAGVPVVLCTPTGDTREDLSDPANRLRVLADMIRRLASEEDVLLADVSAAWVAELQSGTPQADLHSTANHPNAAGHRVAADAILQSFVSATEDSP
- a CDS encoding SLC5 family protein is translated as METLTISTFVLFFLIVIGFSLWKSRRTQGTTEDESSYFLGGRSLSWPVIGISIVAANISSEQMVGMAGAGAASQGLAVAAWQLMGSVFIALVAITLLPKFLRAGIYTMPEFLEYRYDKATRSVMALITVVIYVGVLLTAVLYTGATALKILVGIPMGSGVWIIGAIGTLYAATGGLKAIAYADLIQGIALLAGGMIVFFLGLNASGGWADFSTANADKLKLLLFEGHPGYKDLPWHTVFSSMWIVMVYYCGLNQFIVQRNLAAKTLRDGQLGMIFAGALWLLVPFAIVMPGIMAANLFPEEIADKADGAYPTLIKQLVGPGLRGFIFAAIAGAIVSTLASLLNSSSTIASIDLYQRLINPKASQSRIVMLGRILTVVFVIIGCISAPLLTDGVFGFIQQFQGFIWPGVVAAFLGAFLLPRAPSQAGFVALVLGPFAYSFFQIATKQGLFAGILGEPWFEMHFLTQVLCAFGVVFAVMIGITLARPLHEPRVLPEREDVALTTEPVVKVAAFAVIAAVAALFLIFR
- a CDS encoding discoidin domain-containing protein; translated protein: MIRLLLPVALASSLMATEPVDLSGDWRFALDPSDSGLRDQPDNWRFPDTIRLPGMLTAQGFGESPSMESDWTIASWPQPDLFREWLDTDNFKSPYFLTPPRHYVGPAWYQREFTVPAEWSDRTLRVEFERVHWDSTLWINGQRIGRQDALGTPHVFEFGPLDTGAHTMTLRIDNRLDEVNPGPNAHSVSDHTQGNWNGIVGSMTLDAPGNNRIEHVGVFPSNDGSVRLIVSGQTDPKLHEASLLAEIRSPDASNSAFAKAVAFAREKDGTYRIELNAKLESAPQLWDEFDPQLYSAQVQLFTGDDMAVDEVDTTFGFREVENRNGILHLNGRRAFMRGTLECAIFPKTGHPPTDLASWERIIRICKDHGLNHMRFHSWCPPRAAFVAADRLGFYLQPEASAWAKGSAEVGSGRPVDRWINAETKRILSTYGNHPSFVFMAYGNEPGGPKHKEWLADWVDRQRSKDPRRLYTTAAGWPVMKGSDFHIPINPRIQGWGQGLGSIINSTPPSTTFDWRQYADKHRDAPIIAHEIGQWCAYPNFEEIAKYDGFFRAGNLEIFRETAERNGLIDQARDFLMASGKWQAGAYKHDIEAALRTPGFGGFQLLDLHDFPGQGTALVGVLDAFWDSKGYTSAEEFRRFCGPVVPLARIPKLVLTQDETLEAELELAHFGPEDFHAFQPVWTIADGSKVLATGELEARPLKAGEVHQLGTVNVNLSELPAPAKLTLSVKGTNTDAENSWDFFVYPSELPEAPEVSITRSLADTVEALEEGSSVLWLADSSEVADDPEFPLQIGFSPIFWNTAYTDWQPPHTLGLLNRTDHPALADFPTDTHSNWNWWEIVSRSRPFILTEHHELKPIVQPIDDWVTNRKLALVFEAKVGKGSLLACSVDLTRGMASRPAARQLLHSLKRYAASDRFQPTVEMSRSDLERLVRRPSRLAGMGAKAAASSAARGFEAAKAIDGNPGTLWHTPFGADKRPLPHELTVDLGSATPMRGVIITPRGDGNRNGRISEIRIYDDRKRLVTIAQLQDSARARRIMFQEPLTTTSLRLEISGSFTPPLVSIAEIDIVP
- a CDS encoding DUF2891 domain-containing protein, which translates into the protein MTEEQAEDFVALALAGIDREYPNKPGAVLTGAGELKTPRQMHPVFFGHFDWHSSVHGHWMLVRLVRLFPEAGFSDRVREMLDSRLSAGGLRAEADYFLEPENRSFERMYGWAWALRLALELANWNDVQAQDWSQRFKPLEETLVRLATDYLPKMDWPVRCGFHPESAFPLAQMLDYARGVGDRELDELLIERSLRFYGEDRNYPTRYEPSGNDFFSPGLNEADLMRRVLDRDRFERWLEGFLPRLGEEEAGNLLNPVKISDPSDGHLIHLAGLNLSRSWAMKGIASALSCDDPRVSVLERSAAAHEAAGLAFVRTGHYEGEHWLASFAVYLLGKSGR